One window of Flavobacteriales bacterium genomic DNA carries:
- a CDS encoding PKD domain-containing protein translates to MLRTPGVLNTIFHLTAPVCVLGMLSPLNSAAQCGPVIGTFPYSEGFETSASWVSGGTGNDWAWGTPAHPLINAAGGGTKSWCVGGLTGTFYNNNERSYLESPCFDFTSLNTPRISFKIFWEVERQYDGMTFQYSTDGGLTYSNVGAFNEPANCNTAYWFNSSNLTNLPSSISPKHGWSGRQGSTQGSCLGGSGSQGWVTAKHCLGWLANAPSVRFRFFFGAGSFCNNYDGIAIDDILIDESDPVVASFSGDCDGTTVDFANTSTPCPDIFSWNFGDPGSSQNTSVQENPSHNYANPGSYTVTLTATDACGASNTTTQTIHVLGVTITATDPTCGQDNGSLEATVTGAGGAVNYYWSPGGATTQTLSNVGPGDHTVTVSAVSSCSASATATLAPSVGNLAVDLTHTDVTCNGLNDGTATAVPSGGVAPLTYSWAPGGAATATVTGLAPGDYSCTVSDASGCSAQEEVTIAVPTPIALTAGPDTAVCAGSTVTLVAEASGGTPGFTYAWTPDGPTVSPMVTTSYSVTATDAQGCTSAPESATVTVSAAFQPAFTYSDTVGCTPLCVTFNAQPAGANVYQWNFGDGSTETDASVAHCFSEGGLYSVGLTVTDATGCTGTVSIPDLVNAHAAPSASFTASPPTATSDDPLIHFINTSQNATDFIWSFGDVANSGSLERSPSFSFPAVDCYTVTLVAANDMECLDSTTALICVEDPFMLFMPNAFTPDGDGINDVLLPITSVRSPVDFRFMIYDRWGTPVFTTEDPHQGWDGTSFPQGIYVWKIWITDPQGIGHIEVGHVALLR, encoded by the coding sequence ATGCTGCGCACCCCAGGTGTCCTGAACACCATTTTTCATCTCACCGCTCCGGTGTGCGTTCTGGGCATGCTATCGCCTTTGAACTCGGCGGCACAGTGCGGTCCGGTGATCGGCACGTTCCCTTACAGCGAAGGCTTCGAGACGTCCGCCTCATGGGTCAGCGGCGGCACGGGCAATGATTGGGCTTGGGGAACACCTGCACATCCGCTGATCAACGCTGCCGGTGGCGGCACAAAGAGCTGGTGCGTGGGCGGGCTCACGGGCACTTTTTACAACAACAACGAGAGGTCCTATCTCGAAAGCCCCTGCTTCGACTTCACTTCGCTGAACACCCCGCGGATCTCCTTCAAGATCTTCTGGGAAGTGGAACGTCAATATGACGGCATGACCTTCCAATACTCCACCGATGGCGGCCTCACGTACAGCAACGTTGGGGCGTTCAACGAACCGGCGAACTGCAACACCGCGTATTGGTTCAACTCCAGCAACCTCACCAACCTCCCTTCATCGATCAGCCCCAAGCATGGTTGGAGCGGGCGGCAGGGTTCCACCCAGGGAAGCTGCTTGGGGGGCAGCGGCAGCCAAGGCTGGGTAACGGCAAAGCACTGCTTGGGCTGGTTAGCCAACGCACCCAGCGTCAGGTTCCGCTTCTTCTTCGGTGCAGGCAGCTTCTGCAACAACTACGACGGCATCGCCATCGACGACATCCTCATCGATGAGTCCGATCCGGTGGTGGCTTCTTTCAGCGGGGATTGTGATGGCACCACTGTGGATTTCGCCAACACCTCCACACCTTGCCCGGACATCTTCTCTTGGAATTTCGGCGACCCCGGTTCCTCACAGAACACCTCCGTGCAGGAGAACCCCTCGCACAACTATGCCAACCCGGGCAGCTATACCGTCACGCTCACGGCCACTGATGCCTGCGGGGCCTCGAACACCACCACACAGACCATCCATGTTCTTGGTGTGACCATCACCGCAACGGACCCGACCTGTGGACAGGACAACGGCTCGTTGGAGGCAACGGTCACTGGTGCGGGCGGAGCGGTGAACTATTACTGGTCTCCCGGCGGAGCCACTACACAGACACTTTCCAATGTGGGACCCGGGGATCACACCGTCACGGTCTCCGCAGTGAGCAGTTGTTCCGCCAGTGCCACCGCCACGCTTGCGCCTTCGGTAGGCAACTTGGCCGTGGACCTCACACATACAGATGTGACCTGCAATGGCCTGAATGACGGCACCGCCACCGCAGTACCTTCAGGCGGTGTGGCGCCGTTGACGTATTCCTGGGCACCTGGCGGGGCTGCAACCGCCACGGTCACCGGGCTTGCTCCGGGGGACTATTCCTGCACGGTCTCCGATGCTTCGGGTTGTTCCGCACAAGAGGAGGTGACCATCGCAGTGCCGACACCGATCGCACTGACCGCAGGACCGGACACGGCCGTGTGTGCAGGAAGTACGGTCACGTTGGTAGCGGAGGCCAGCGGAGGAACGCCGGGGTTCACCTATGCGTGGACACCTGACGGACCCACGGTATCCCCAATGGTCACAACGAGCTACTCGGTGACCGCAACGGATGCACAAGGCTGCACTTCCGCCCCGGAGAGCGCCACCGTTACTGTTTCCGCCGCCTTCCAACCCGCCTTCACCTACTCGGACACGGTCGGATGCACGCCGCTCTGTGTCACCTTCAATGCGCAACCCGCCGGGGCCAACGTTTATCAATGGAACTTCGGGGATGGATCAACGGAAACGGATGCCTCCGTTGCACACTGCTTTTCGGAAGGCGGCCTCTATTCGGTGGGCCTCACCGTAACGGACGCCACCGGCTGCACGGGCACGGTCTCGATCCCCGACCTTGTGAACGCACATGCCGCTCCCTCTGCCTCCTTCACCGCCTCACCGCCCACCGCCACCAGCGACGATCCGCTGATCCATTTCATCAACACCTCGCAGAACGCCACGGATTTCATCTGGTCCTTCGGGGATGTCGCGAACAGCGGTTCATTGGAGCGTTCGCCCTCCTTCAGCTTCCCCGCCGTGGACTGCTATACCGTGACCTTAGTGGCCGCGAACGACATGGAGTGCTTGGATTCCACCACGGCGCTGATCTGTGTGGAAGACCCCTTCATGCTGTTCATGCCGAACGCCTTCACACCGGACGGCGATGGCATCAACGATGTGCTCCTGCCCATCACCTCGGTACGGTCGCCGGTGGATTTCCGGTTCATGATCTATGACCGATGGGGCACGCCGGTGTTCACCACTGAAGACCCCCACCAAGGCTGGGACGGCACTTCATTCCCGCAGGGCATCTACGTGTGGAAGATCTGGATCACCGATCCGCAGGGGATCGGCCATATCGAGGTGGGGCATGTTGCGCTGCTGCGTTAG
- the maf gene encoding septum formation protein Maf: MIPAPPLFPWRLVLASASPRRRHLLHGLDLPVEITEVDVDETPPQDLPAEEVAEFLARKKAEAWTGTLADDQVLVTADTTVLIGDILLNKPVDAKDAMRMLGILSGKEHRVITGVCLRTAKRTSCFRDTAKVRFKELSPEEIQYYVDRHSPLDKAGAYGVQDWIGYTAVERTEGSFYTVMGLPMHKLYEALKRLGNGEG, translated from the coding sequence ATGATCCCGGCCCCTCCCCTTTTTCCGTGGCGCTTGGTCCTCGCCTCCGCTTCACCGCGCAGAAGGCATTTGTTGCATGGGCTGGACCTGCCGGTGGAGATCACCGAGGTGGACGTGGATGAGACTCCTCCCCAAGACCTGCCTGCCGAGGAGGTGGCCGAATTCCTCGCCCGAAAAAAAGCAGAAGCTTGGACCGGTACCCTTGCTGATGACCAAGTGCTTGTGACCGCTGATACTACAGTGTTGATCGGTGATATTCTCCTTAACAAACCCGTGGACGCGAAAGATGCCATGCGCATGCTCGGTATCCTTTCCGGCAAGGAACACCGCGTGATCACCGGGGTGTGCCTGCGGACCGCAAAGCGCACTTCCTGCTTTCGCGACACGGCCAAGGTGCGCTTCAAGGAGCTTTCTCCGGAAGAGATCCAGTACTACGTGGACCGCCATTCACCGTTGGACAAAGCGGGTGCCTACGGCGTACAGGATTGGATCGGCTATACGGCCGTGGAACGCACCGAGGGATCCTTCTACACGGTGATGGGCCTGCCGATGCACAAGCTGTATGAAGCGCTGAAGCGGCTGGGGAACGGAGAAGGCTGA
- a CDS encoding geranylgeranylglycerol-phosphate geranylgeranyltransferase — protein sequence MGAFLRLTRPLNLLIIAFTMVAIRYGVIGGYLEVSSVDLRHMAPSPDVTLFAQVPDNTFVHAFNELLFWLLVCSTVLIAAGGNVINDYFDTRIDRVNKPDEVIVGRSVKRRVAMMGHLVLTALGILIGAVVAWRSGQLHLAVIPVFAAGALWYYSTKLKRTFLLGNGLVALLVALVPLSVGLYEIPALTSAYGNSASANIGGGQELEVVFHFNELWPWILGFTAFAFLTTLVRELQKDMADIKGDKADGCRTVPIVMGVNWAKALTLFYLAVAIIALLLLRAVVLTDKFSYWYIGAGVVLPMLLSAGFTYGANDRNGFNTAGHILKFAMAIAVAFAFFILKVL from the coding sequence ATGGGCGCCTTCCTGCGGCTCACCCGCCCGCTGAACCTGCTGATCATCGCCTTCACGATGGTGGCCATACGCTATGGCGTGATCGGCGGATACCTTGAAGTGAGTTCCGTGGACCTGCGGCACATGGCCCCCTCGCCGGATGTGACCCTTTTCGCGCAGGTGCCGGACAACACGTTCGTGCATGCCTTCAATGAACTGTTGTTCTGGCTGCTGGTTTGTAGTACCGTATTGATCGCAGCGGGCGGCAATGTGATCAACGACTACTTCGACACGCGCATCGATCGGGTGAACAAGCCTGATGAGGTGATCGTAGGGCGCTCCGTGAAGCGCCGCGTGGCAATGATGGGCCATCTGGTGCTCACAGCGTTGGGCATTTTGATCGGCGCCGTGGTCGCATGGCGGAGCGGCCAATTGCACTTGGCGGTCATTCCCGTCTTCGCCGCAGGGGCCTTGTGGTACTACAGCACCAAACTGAAGCGCACTTTCCTCTTGGGCAACGGGCTTGTGGCTTTGCTCGTGGCCTTGGTGCCCCTTTCCGTTGGGCTGTACGAGATCCCCGCTTTGACCAGTGCTTACGGGAATTCCGCGTCGGCGAACATCGGAGGTGGCCAGGAACTCGAAGTGGTCTTTCATTTCAATGAACTTTGGCCTTGGATCCTCGGCTTTACGGCCTTCGCCTTTCTCACCACCTTGGTCCGTGAGCTACAGAAGGACATGGCGGACATCAAGGGCGACAAGGCGGACGGCTGCCGAACGGTGCCGATCGTCATGGGCGTTAATTGGGCCAAGGCGTTGACCTTGTTCTACCTCGCGGTGGCCATCATCGCGCTGTTGTTGCTGCGGGCCGTGGTGCTCACCGACAAGTTCTCCTACTGGTACATCGGTGCCGGGGTCGTGCTGCCGATGTTGCTTTCGGCGGGGTTCACCTACGGGGCGAACGACAGGAATGGCTTCAACACGGCAGGCCACATCCTGAAATTCGCCATGGCCATTGCGGTGGCTTTCGCCTTCTTTATCCTCAAGGTTTTATGA
- a CDS encoding 3-deoxy-D-manno-octulosonate 8-phosphate phosphatase — protein sequence MTSKTYKELLAGIDTFLFDVDGVFTDGSVQLAPGIDPIRTFFTRDAYAVQHALKEGVRIIVLTGGISDGIGQSLGRLGVMEFHHSVKDKNVKLDELVANTGLDLKRAAYMGDDIPDLRVMQRVALPCCPSDAAEEVKFISRYVSRFPGGRGCVRDVLEQAMKVQDKWLTEQAHSW from the coding sequence GTGACCTCCAAGACCTATAAGGAACTCCTTGCCGGTATCGATACCTTCCTGTTCGATGTGGACGGCGTGTTCACAGACGGCTCCGTTCAACTTGCGCCGGGCATCGACCCGATCCGCACCTTCTTCACCCGCGACGCTTATGCGGTGCAGCACGCGCTGAAGGAAGGCGTGCGGATCATCGTCCTCACCGGCGGGATCTCCGACGGTATTGGCCAAAGCCTCGGTCGCTTGGGTGTTATGGAATTCCACCACTCCGTGAAGGACAAGAACGTTAAGCTGGACGAACTCGTCGCCAATACCGGCCTGGACCTGAAGCGCGCGGCCTACATGGGCGATGACATCCCGGACCTGCGGGTGATGCAGCGCGTGGCCCTTCCCTGCTGCCCGTCCGATGCCGCCGAGGAGGTCAAGTTCATCAGCCGCTATGTATCCCGCTTTCCCGGAGGCCGTGGATGTGTCCGCGACGTGTTGGAACAGGCCATGAAGGTGCAGGACAAGTGGCTCACCGAACAGGCCCATAGCTGGTAG
- a CDS encoding DUF2520 domain-containing protein yields MHSVLLIGTGRLAFHLGHALRGAGYTIVGLAGRDATKTAELAKDLGCSEFGLNDALPHADLRILAVSDDAIHPVAETLPPDGTPTIHLSGSKPVDLLQPHEHRGVLWPIQSFSPGMPISFQKVPLIVDADDEATLGLLRELAERLSTTVVHLPFPLRQHLHLSAVIASNFPTFLLREAERLLTAHKIAPDLLHPLWKATTEKALQGADNAVTGPARRGDIKTIAQQMDLLADEPELRRAYAALSDLIIHTYHPESRDLQDL; encoded by the coding sequence ATGCATTCCGTTCTTCTCATCGGCACCGGCCGCTTGGCGTTCCACTTGGGGCATGCTTTGCGCGGTGCGGGCTATACGATCGTCGGCTTGGCCGGTCGTGATGCGACGAAGACCGCTGAACTTGCAAAAGATCTTGGTTGCTCGGAATTCGGGTTGAACGATGCGCTCCCTCACGCCGACCTGCGGATACTTGCCGTCAGTGATGATGCCATCCACCCTGTCGCAGAAACGCTTCCTCCGGACGGCACGCCGACCATTCACCTGAGCGGCTCCAAGCCAGTGGACCTCTTGCAACCTCACGAACATCGCGGCGTGCTGTGGCCGATCCAGAGCTTCAGTCCCGGAATGCCTATTTCTTTTCAGAAAGTGCCGCTGATCGTGGATGCGGACGATGAAGCGACCTTGGGCCTGCTGCGGGAACTGGCCGAACGGCTTTCTACCACGGTGGTACACCTCCCCTTCCCACTTCGCCAACACCTCCACCTCAGCGCCGTCATCGCCTCGAACTTCCCGACTTTTCTGCTGCGTGAGGCCGAGCGCTTGCTCACGGCGCACAAGATCGCGCCGGATCTGCTTCATCCCCTGTGGAAAGCGACCACCGAAAAGGCATTGCAAGGCGCGGACAACGCGGTGACCGGCCCGGCGCGGCGCGGCGACATCAAGACCATCGCCCAGCAAATGGACCTTTTGGCGGACGAACCCGAACTTCGCCGCGCGTACGCCGCTTTGAGCGACCTGATCATCCACACCTATCACCCCGAGTCCCGTGACCTCCAAGACCTATAA
- a CDS encoding type II toxin-antitoxin system RelE/ParE family toxin has protein sequence MSRRIIFRSEADADLAMVRLWYSSGDGHAAQRFEEEVDRTIGYISQFPNGFLLRRPPFRFAPLAKFRYFVIYTIEDDAIVVYRIRHMHQRPMKRYFGGLG, from the coding sequence ATGTCGCGCAGGATCATTTTTCGGTCGGAGGCTGATGCTGACCTGGCAATGGTGCGCTTGTGGTATTCATCGGGTGATGGCCACGCCGCTCAGCGTTTCGAGGAGGAAGTGGATCGGACCATCGGATACATCTCCCAATTCCCGAATGGCTTCCTATTGCGACGACCGCCTTTCCGTTTTGCGCCACTGGCGAAATTCCGCTATTTCGTCATCTACACCATAGAAGATGATGCCATCGTAGTATATCGGATCCGGCACATGCACCAAAGGCCGATGAAACGCTACTTCGGAGGTTTGGGCTGA
- the ccsA gene encoding cytochrome c biogenesis protein CcsA yields the protein MEQVSYIGEHAWAGVLGHILTILSFSGALLALVAYTLFTQTKDLGWRTLARAAFRVHSIAILGIVVTLFTMLFNHWFAYDYVWKHSNTEMPLRYIASCFWEGQEGSFLLWTFWTMVLGNLLIWKAKTWEGPVLAVFALVQVFLATMLLGIYVFDVRVGSSPFLLIRELPENIGLPWTKLPTYLAMIPQFKDGRGLNPLLQNYWMVIHPPTLFFGFASTLIPFAFAIAGLWTRRVKEWMEPALPWTFFGIGVLGTGILMGGAWAYEALSFGGFWAWDPVENASLVPWLTLVGTGHLMLINKRKDTSLFTTLFLALLTFLLVLYSTFLTRSGVLGDTSVHSFTGEGMLPGLLIFMLTFVVVAVTALNTHRTDRLFYFGLSVLIFVLGVTLQVQVPAIILFVAVSLVMTVVAYRKGPFHGHEEEQLLTREFWLFIASLVLLLSAMQIIFSTSIPVFNLLLAPFQSAFQSLHDATGWGWAHTLATDKLAPPVEAKAHFNKWQIPFAFIVAMLVAFGQYLRYKKTDKKKFFRELRWSLIGALVLTILATWWLEYRLVEGNLVALLFATCFAVLSNAFYIPMVLKGKLSKAGPSIAHVGFALVLLGALISTSREKIVTRNQTGPVLNFLNKDFNDSKDMLLYLGDTLPVGEHFVTFKGKRQEGVNLYYDMDWMKSVPRNFHVGDTVRVRSMLFIAKDDHVASDNFLSDQPEHWAPLETFTRSEMWRASDWSSHRAGPKEFALKPMVQLNPRFGNVAEPSTKHWVDHDLYTHIRYAKLDTAADGHMPARTYEKSVGDTIVTPTCVILIDSIRTVRDSVTLARLGPDFTVYILNMRVRDLYDQNRWFEAKPVVIYHDGQNVGSKGFAIPELNVKFDLATVKGDQVGLNVSEREFVIMQAIMFPGINILWIGCILMALGTLVAVRQRVRGTGGKAKA from the coding sequence TTGGAACAAGTCTCTTACATCGGCGAACACGCTTGGGCCGGAGTGCTTGGGCACATTTTGACCATCCTGTCTTTTTCGGGCGCGCTCTTGGCGCTGGTCGCCTACACGCTCTTCACGCAGACCAAGGACTTGGGCTGGCGCACCTTGGCACGGGCCGCGTTCCGGGTGCATTCGATCGCGATACTTGGCATTGTGGTGACATTGTTCACCATGCTCTTCAACCACTGGTTCGCCTACGACTACGTGTGGAAGCACAGCAATACGGAGATGCCGTTGCGCTACATCGCGAGCTGTTTCTGGGAAGGTCAGGAAGGCTCGTTCCTGCTCTGGACCTTCTGGACGATGGTGCTGGGCAACCTCCTGATCTGGAAAGCCAAGACGTGGGAAGGCCCCGTGCTGGCGGTGTTCGCACTGGTGCAAGTGTTCCTCGCCACGATGTTGCTGGGCATCTATGTGTTCGATGTGCGCGTGGGCAGCAGCCCTTTCCTCTTGATCCGTGAACTTCCGGAGAACATCGGTCTGCCGTGGACGAAACTGCCGACCTACCTCGCCATGATCCCGCAGTTCAAGGACGGCCGCGGATTGAACCCGTTGCTGCAGAACTATTGGATGGTGATCCACCCTCCCACTCTCTTCTTCGGCTTTGCTTCCACATTGATACCCTTCGCCTTCGCCATAGCCGGCTTGTGGACGAGGCGGGTAAAGGAGTGGATGGAACCTGCGCTGCCGTGGACCTTCTTCGGTATTGGCGTACTGGGCACCGGCATCCTGATGGGCGGTGCTTGGGCTTACGAGGCGCTCAGCTTCGGCGGCTTCTGGGCCTGGGACCCGGTGGAGAATGCCTCGCTCGTGCCTTGGCTCACGCTGGTCGGCACCGGGCACCTGATGCTGATCAACAAGCGCAAGGACACCTCGCTCTTCACCACGCTCTTCCTCGCGCTGCTCACCTTCCTGCTGGTGCTCTACAGCACCTTCCTCACCCGCAGCGGCGTGCTTGGCGATACCAGCGTACACAGCTTCACCGGCGAGGGCATGTTGCCGGGCCTGCTCATCTTCATGCTCACCTTCGTGGTGGTGGCCGTCACCGCGCTGAACACGCACCGCACGGACCGCCTCTTCTACTTCGGGCTTTCGGTGCTGATCTTCGTGCTGGGCGTGACGTTACAGGTGCAGGTGCCCGCGATCATCCTCTTTGTCGCCGTCAGCTTGGTGATGACCGTGGTGGCCTACCGGAAAGGGCCCTTCCACGGGCACGAGGAAGAGCAATTGCTGACCCGTGAGTTCTGGCTGTTCATCGCCTCGTTGGTGCTGTTGCTGAGCGCGATGCAGATCATCTTCAGCACGTCCATTCCGGTGTTCAACCTGTTGTTGGCCCCGTTCCAAAGCGCCTTCCAAAGCCTGCACGACGCGACGGGCTGGGGCTGGGCGCACACCCTTGCAACGGACAAACTGGCCCCGCCGGTGGAAGCCAAGGCACATTTCAACAAGTGGCAGATCCCCTTCGCCTTCATCGTGGCGATGCTGGTGGCCTTCGGACAATACCTCCGCTACAAGAAGACCGACAAGAAAAAGTTCTTCCGCGAGCTGCGCTGGTCGCTGATCGGGGCCTTGGTGCTCACCATACTGGCCACATGGTGGCTGGAATACCGCTTGGTGGAGGGCAATCTCGTGGCGCTCCTGTTCGCCACCTGCTTCGCCGTACTGTCCAATGCCTTCTACATCCCGATGGTCTTGAAGGGCAAGCTCAGCAAGGCCGGTCCTTCCATCGCGCACGTGGGCTTCGCGCTGGTGCTGCTCGGCGCGCTGATCAGCACCTCCCGTGAGAAGATCGTCACCCGCAACCAGACGGGGCCCGTGCTGAATTTCCTCAACAAGGACTTCAACGACAGCAAGGACATGCTGCTCTACCTCGGCGACACCCTACCGGTGGGCGAGCACTTCGTCACCTTCAAGGGCAAGCGCCAGGAAGGCGTGAACCTGTATTACGACATGGACTGGATGAAGTCCGTACCCCGCAATTTCCACGTGGGCGACACGGTGCGCGTGCGGAGCATGCTCTTCATCGCCAAGGACGACCACGTGGCTAGCGACAACTTTCTCAGCGACCAACCTGAGCATTGGGCACCCTTGGAGACCTTCACGCGCAGCGAGATGTGGCGCGCATCTGACTGGAGCAGCCACCGCGCCGGACCGAAGGAATTCGCGCTGAAACCCATGGTGCAGCTAAACCCGCGCTTTGGCAACGTGGCCGAACCCAGCACCAAACATTGGGTGGACCACGACCTCTACACGCACATCCGGTACGCGAAATTGGACACCGCCGCGGACGGCCATATGCCTGCGCGGACCTACGAAAAGAGCGTTGGTGACACCATCGTAACGCCCACCTGCGTGATCCTGATCGACAGCATCCGCACCGTTCGGGACAGCGTCACATTGGCGCGCTTGGGCCCGGACTTCACCGTGTACATCCTGAACATGCGTGTACGTGACCTCTACGATCAGAACCGCTGGTTCGAGGCCAAGCCCGTGGTGATCTACCACGACGGACAGAACGTGGGCAGCAAGGGCTTCGCCATACCGGAGCTGAACGTGAAGTTCGACCTCGCCACCGTGAAGGGCGACCAAGTGGGCCTGAACGTGAGCGAGCGGGAGTTCGTGATCATGCAGGCCATTATGTTCCCCGGCATCAACATCCTGTGGATCGGATGTATTCTGATGGCGTTGGGGACCTTGGTGGCGGTGCGGCAGCGGGTGCGGGGGACTGGGGGGAAGGCGAAAGCTTGA
- a CDS encoding cytochrome c maturation protein CcmE, whose protein sequence is MKRSHIIALVIIAVAIAALIGSLSDSSSYASLSEAFEQPGREFHVVGTLDRSQPIVYEPSVNASLTKFSMVDLNGKKCNVHLAMAKPNDLERSERLVLIGEADADGNFHAKDMLLKCPSKYNEENKVTAGL, encoded by the coding sequence ATGAAACGCAGTCACATCATCGCACTCGTCATCATTGCCGTCGCGATAGCGGCATTGATCGGATCACTGAGCGACAGCAGCAGTTATGCCAGCTTGAGCGAAGCCTTCGAGCAGCCCGGCCGGGAATTCCACGTGGTGGGCACCTTGGACCGCTCGCAGCCCATCGTCTACGAACCTAGCGTGAACGCGAGCCTCACCAAGTTCTCCATGGTGGACCTCAACGGCAAAAAGTGCAACGTACACCTCGCCATGGCGAAGCCCAACGACTTGGAGCGTTCCGAACGCTTGGTATTGATCGGCGAGGCCGACGCGGACGGGAACTTCCACGCCAAGGACATGCTCCTGAAGTGCCCCAGCAAGTACAACGAGGAGAACAAAGTGACCGCAGGGCTGTGA
- a CDS encoding CcmD family protein → MALLLLPVSTFAASEAPGWLEETMFASGKINTVVMVVSVVLIGLAIWMFNMDRKISKLEKGIRRSGDQKIR, encoded by the coding sequence ATGGCCCTGCTCCTTCTGCCCGTGAGTACCTTTGCGGCATCCGAGGCACCGGGATGGTTGGAGGAGACGATGTTCGCCTCGGGCAAGATCAATACGGTGGTAATGGTGGTGAGCGTAGTGCTCATCGGACTTGCCATCTGGATGTTCAACATGGACCGGAAGATCAGCAAGCTGGAGAAGGGGATCAGAAGATCAGGCGATCAGAAGATCAGATGA
- the ccsA gene encoding cytochrome c biogenesis protein CcsA, with the protein MDVSPIASARHFPDRAILNETIRNLFFHVPMWFTMMVLMTISFWQSLRVLRTGDLGADRMALSAVDVSLLFAAMGLITGSIWARATWGDWWTTDPKLNGAAVTVLIYAAYLILRGSIPDGHKRARLAAIYNIFAYVLMFVFIMVLPRLTDSLHPGNGGNPAFSSYDLDSSLRAVFYPAVTGWVLLGVWAYTLHLRVSRIKAHFDEASE; encoded by the coding sequence ATGGACGTTTCGCCGATCGCTTCCGCACGGCACTTCCCCGACCGTGCCATCCTGAACGAGACCATCCGCAACCTCTTCTTCCATGTGCCGATGTGGTTCACCATGATGGTGCTGATGACGATCTCCTTCTGGCAAAGCCTGCGCGTATTGCGTACCGGCGATCTCGGCGCGGACCGCATGGCCCTTTCCGCCGTGGACGTCAGCCTGCTCTTTGCCGCCATGGGCCTGATCACCGGCAGCATCTGGGCCCGCGCCACCTGGGGCGATTGGTGGACCACCGACCCGAAACTGAACGGCGCGGCCGTTACCGTGTTGATCTACGCCGCCTACCTGATCCTGCGCGGCTCCATCCCAGATGGCCACAAACGCGCGCGGCTGGCGGCGATCTACAACATCTTCGCCTACGTGCTGATGTTCGTCTTCATCATGGTGCTGCCGCGCCTCACCGATTCACTTCACCCTGGCAACGGTGGCAATCCGGCCTTCAGCTCTTACGACCTCGACAGCAGCCTGCGCGCGGTGTTCTATCCGGCGGTGACCGGCTGGGTGCTGCTCGGCGTCTGGGCCTATACCCTGCACCTGCGCGTTTCACGCATCAAAGCACATTTCGATGAAGCTTCTGAATAG
- a CDS encoding heme exporter protein CcmB, whose protein sequence is MRSAEIAHLLKLEWQLDRRQKHAWGSMALYVVSTVYVCYQGVRHLAEAPIWNALFWIILLFAAFNALGRSFQRENAGRQLYLYTLASPRSVVLARTIYNAVTMAVLSLLSLAAYALFIGSAPLEGAQLGTFVLVVMAGGVGFALVLTLISALAARAGNGIGLMAILGFPIVLPMLLSVMKASKLALDGMGWDVTGKYVIWLLLIDVITVVLAWLLFPYLWRD, encoded by the coding sequence ATGCGCTCCGCCGAGATAGCCCACCTACTCAAGCTCGAATGGCAGCTGGACCGCCGCCAGAAGCACGCGTGGGGCAGTATGGCGCTGTATGTGGTGAGCACGGTTTACGTGTGCTACCAAGGCGTACGGCACTTGGCGGAGGCGCCGATCTGGAACGCTTTGTTCTGGATCATCCTGCTGTTCGCGGCATTCAATGCGCTGGGCCGGTCTTTCCAGCGGGAGAACGCCGGACGGCAACTCTACCTCTATACGTTGGCCTCGCCGCGCAGCGTGGTGTTGGCGCGCACCATCTACAATGCGGTCACCATGGCAGTGCTGAGCTTGCTGAGCCTTGCAGCTTATGCGCTTTTCATCGGCAGCGCTCCTCTTGAGGGTGCACAACTGGGCACGTTCGTGCTGGTGGTGATGGCCGGCGGCGTTGGTTTTGCGCTGGTGCTCACGTTGATCTCGGCCTTGGCCGCGCGGGCCGGTAACGGCATCGGGCTGATGGCCATCCTGGGCTTCCCGATCGTGCTGCCGATGTTGCTGAGCGTGATGAAAGCGAGCAAGCTGGCGCTCGACGGCATGGGCTGGGACGTCACCGGGAAATATGTGATCTGGCTGCTGTTGATAGACGTGATCACCGTGGTATTGGCGTGGTTGCTCTTCCCCTACCTTTGGCGCGACTGA